A genomic stretch from Bosea sp. F3-2 includes:
- a CDS encoding ribbon-helix-helix domain-containing protein, which yields MEQVEDEADLRSVKEPRLRLLTISGRRRAFKLEPSFWRALEHMADQQRERLSTLVARLIAKDGGNATARLRVAAIEWYMREAQAGQPRNLKGRWQRIIDLMIEPAFIINQHKQILLFNGPMHTLVASTGVQSQLRLGLAAEIGRVLALFEENEQRILSIPGSLDAEHHSLKATVRVTLLERTRGQALLLCALRPTPPAP from the coding sequence ATGGAACAGGTCGAGGACGAAGCCGACCTGCGCTCCGTCAAGGAACCGCGTCTACGGCTGTTGACGATCTCCGGGCGTCGGCGAGCATTCAAGCTCGAACCGTCGTTCTGGCGGGCGCTGGAACATATGGCGGACCAGCAGCGCGAGCGGCTGTCGACGCTGGTCGCCCGGCTCATCGCGAAAGACGGCGGCAATGCCACCGCGCGGCTGCGGGTGGCTGCGATCGAATGGTACATGCGGGAAGCGCAAGCCGGCCAGCCGAGAAATCTGAAGGGACGCTGGCAACGGATCATCGATCTGATGATCGAGCCGGCCTTCATCATCAATCAGCACAAGCAGATCCTGCTCTTCAACGGACCGATGCATACGCTCGTCGCCAGCACGGGCGTCCAGTCCCAGCTCCGGCTCGGGCTCGCGGCAGAAATTGGCCGGGTGCTCGCACTCTTCGAGGAAAACGAACAGCGGATCCTGTCGATTCCCGGTTCGCTGGATGCAGAACACCATTCGCTCAAGGCAACGGTCAGAGTAACGCTGCTGGAGCGGACGCGTGGGCAGGCTCTTCTTCTTTGCGCGTTGCGGCCAACTCCACCCGCGCCATAG
- a CDS encoding HlyD family type I secretion periplasmic adaptor subunit, translating to MTSIIGRERLRSISWFRGKPEKQAFRRGDRPPRLASQAIRLIGAFLIAGLVWANFSRVEEITRGSGRVIPSARTQVVQSAEAGVVRDIFVRQGQRVTQGELIIRLDDTPNAAKAGEAEAQGRALRAQIARLEMEIAGPDTPFDCPKDIQEVAPAICQNEQKLLAARQENVKARIESFRERLEQRKRELGEVTAQTQRFTESLVLAEKELSIIAPMASRNLVSQLELIRTQRQVVELKGQLSTAKETTAKLEAALREANLLLTEQISQFRREALAELTARRAEWSVVQETLRGAEERVRRTDVRSPVDGVVNSLAVNTVGAYVNPGERLLDIVPSDGKLLIEARVKPSDIAFIAAGQKALIKISAYDFYQYGGLNGVVEQVSADSIYDSNSKETFYVVLVRGDETTLKMGKGVHSIIPGMTADVDIITGDKSILAYLLKPINRARHEALTER from the coding sequence GTGACGTCGATCATTGGCCGGGAGCGGCTGCGTTCCATTTCCTGGTTTCGCGGCAAACCCGAAAAGCAGGCCTTTCGCAGGGGCGACCGACCGCCGCGGCTGGCCTCGCAGGCAATCAGGCTGATCGGCGCTTTTTTGATTGCGGGGCTCGTCTGGGCCAATTTTTCCCGCGTCGAGGAAATCACGCGCGGTTCCGGACGCGTAATCCCGTCAGCACGCACCCAGGTCGTTCAAAGCGCCGAGGCCGGGGTCGTGCGCGATATCTTCGTGCGGCAGGGCCAGCGGGTCACGCAAGGCGAACTCATCATTCGGCTGGATGACACGCCAAATGCCGCCAAGGCCGGCGAGGCAGAGGCACAGGGCCGCGCGCTGCGCGCCCAGATTGCGCGTCTGGAAATGGAGATCGCAGGTCCGGATACGCCTTTTGATTGCCCGAAGGACATCCAAGAGGTCGCGCCTGCCATCTGCCAGAATGAACAGAAGCTGCTCGCTGCGCGGCAGGAAAATGTCAAAGCGCGTATCGAAAGCTTCAGGGAGAGGCTCGAGCAACGCAAACGAGAGCTGGGAGAGGTCACCGCGCAGACCCAGCGGTTCACTGAATCACTCGTTCTTGCCGAAAAGGAGCTCTCGATCATCGCCCCAATGGCGAGCAGAAATCTCGTTTCTCAGCTCGAACTCATTCGTACGCAGCGGCAGGTGGTCGAGCTGAAAGGGCAATTGAGCACAGCCAAGGAAACGACCGCGAAGCTCGAGGCCGCGTTGCGCGAAGCGAATCTGCTGCTCACCGAGCAGATCTCCCAATTCCGGCGCGAGGCCCTGGCCGAACTGACGGCCCGCCGGGCGGAATGGTCGGTTGTTCAGGAAACGCTGCGGGGCGCCGAGGAGCGTGTCCGCCGCACCGATGTCCGCTCGCCGGTCGATGGCGTCGTGAATTCTCTCGCGGTGAATACGGTCGGCGCTTACGTGAACCCCGGAGAGCGGCTGCTCGACATCGTGCCCTCCGATGGAAAGCTGTTGATCGAGGCGAGGGTCAAGCCCTCCGACATCGCTTTCATCGCCGCTGGGCAAAAGGCGCTGATCAAAATCTCCGCCTATGATTTCTATCAGTATGGCGGCTTGAACGGCGTGGTCGAACAGGTGTCGGCCGACAGCATCTACGATTCCAACTCCAAGGAGACCTTCTACGTGGTTCTCGTCCGGGGTGACGAGACCACGTTGAAAATGGGGAAGGGAGTCCACTCGATCATCCCGGGCATGACGGCCGATGTGGACATCATTACTGGCGACAAGTCGATTCTGGCCTACCTGCTCAAGCCGATCAATCGCGCCAGGCATGAAGCGCTGACCGAGCGCTGA